One segment of Polaribacter huanghezhanensis DNA contains the following:
- a CDS encoding M56 family metallopeptidase, which translates to MIAYIIKSTICLVLLLAFYHFVLEKEKMHRFNRFYLLGAIIFSFMVPSFIITVAPAEFVEPILNQQENVLQFQSELTTTEIVQEIDYTNYFIGLYCIISLVLLFLLTKKIYQLLEQTKRNKKVSYFSATVVLLKEKIVPYTFLHYIFINKKKYKTNAVEQQILTHELTHVQQKHSLDVLFIEVLQILFWFNPIFRYYKKAIQLNHEFLADDAVIKSHKNIAEYQYVLLNTTAQQNNIYLASNLNYSLTKKRLLMMTTPSSKTKILLKKLMVIPLTAGFIFAFAQRVEAQEKLPQVVEANINYNNDIEAVKVEESRTSYNGIMYAYTIKNNGNKKISSKDYTIVFKVDDRLVQFNEELPDLYPGKTFKNDSGYTFYSNLKRNNKTKDFDEIKPRASINYSLEIKYIDANIENNTINGISIFDKRTPQIIKKQEGISEKEMKEYKALFNKGSESKIYKVKDVEKMISLYKKMSKKQQQSVTDIRKVIPPPPPPIKRQEKVSFHKSWFITIDGQKYYYTFDKNERVAKYYKNGKLVNLDIVKEYKKKHKIYENLKATGKHYVFKSENDKKEIDREFSDLGGMYFRMSRADKNKVPFPNNPHGEYVKLIRKDDSYYYKKRSELNAEDKKLLSIKFPPPPPPLKKNATKKEIERYNKALESWKKKIKNIPPPPPPKKKEIKVFMKKNNITPLSSNAIQELKATEKLRIAHEKKHKSLNLKNNDSRAVVSGGKMKMSLLETVKMWSKKGAGFVYNNKAITAKKGIEIVSKNKNIRVYSVEEERGKPILVFISDKK; encoded by the coding sequence ATGATCGCCTATATCATAAAATCAACAATCTGTTTAGTATTGCTTTTAGCATTCTATCATTTTGTTTTAGAGAAAGAAAAAATGCATCGATTCAATCGCTTTTATTTGTTGGGAGCTATTATTTTTTCATTCATGGTTCCTAGTTTTATAATTACAGTTGCTCCTGCAGAATTTGTTGAACCAATTTTAAATCAACAAGAAAATGTATTGCAATTTCAATCAGAATTAACAACTACAGAAATTGTTCAAGAAATTGATTATACCAATTATTTTATCGGATTGTATTGCATCATCAGTTTGGTTTTATTATTTCTTTTGACAAAAAAAATCTATCAACTTTTAGAACAAACAAAAAGAAATAAAAAAGTATCTTATTTCTCTGCAACTGTTGTGTTATTGAAAGAAAAAATTGTTCCGTACACATTTCTACACTATATATTTATCAATAAAAAGAAGTATAAAACAAATGCCGTTGAACAACAAATTTTAACGCATGAGTTGACGCATGTGCAACAAAAACATTCGTTAGATGTACTTTTTATAGAAGTTTTACAAATCCTATTTTGGTTCAATCCAATCTTTAGATATTACAAAAAAGCAATCCAGTTAAATCACGAATTTTTAGCGGATGATGCTGTTATAAAATCACATAAAAACATCGCTGAGTACCAATATGTATTATTGAATACAACTGCTCAGCAAAACAATATTTACTTGGCCAGTAATTTAAATTATTCACTCACAAAAAAACGATTACTTATGATGACAACACCGAGTTCCAAAACAAAAATCCTACTTAAAAAATTGATGGTAATTCCATTAACTGCAGGATTTATCTTTGCCTTTGCTCAACGAGTAGAAGCGCAAGAAAAACTACCTCAAGTAGTTGAAGCAAACATTAATTATAATAATGATATTGAAGCAGTTAAAGTTGAAGAAAGCAGAACTTCATATAACGGAATTATGTATGCTTACACTATAAAAAATAACGGAAATAAAAAAATATCTTCAAAAGATTACACCATTGTTTTTAAAGTTGATGATAGATTAGTACAGTTTAATGAAGAACTACCAGATTTATATCCTGGAAAAACTTTTAAAAATGATTCTGGTTATACATTCTATTCAAATTTAAAACGAAATAATAAGACAAAAGATTTTGATGAAATAAAACCGAGAGCAAGTATTAATTATTCTTTAGAAATAAAATATATAGATGCTAATATTGAAAATAATACTATAAATGGAATTTCAATATTTGATAAAAGAACTCCTCAAATAATTAAAAAACAAGAAGGAATTTCAGAAAAAGAAATGAAGGAATACAAAGCTTTATTCAACAAAGGTTCAGAATCAAAAATTTACAAAGTAAAAGATGTAGAAAAGATGATTTCTTTATATAAAAAAATGTCTAAAAAACAACAACAAAGTGTAACGGACATTAGAAAAGTGATTCCGCCTCCACCTCCACCAATAAAAAGGCAAGAAAAAGTTTCTTTTCATAAAAGCTGGTTTATCACCATTGATGGGCAAAAATATTACTACACTTTTGATAAAAATGAAAGAGTTGCTAAATATTATAAAAACGGAAAATTAGTAAATCTTGATATTGTAAAAGAATACAAAAAGAAACACAAAATATATGAAAATTTAAAAGCTACTGGCAAACATTATGTCTTTAAATCTGAAAATGATAAAAAAGAAATTGATAGAGAGTTTTCTGATTTAGGTGGAATGTATTTTAGAATGTCTAGAGCAGACAAAAACAAAGTGCCTTTTCCAAATAATCCACATGGAGAATATGTCAAACTAATCAGAAAAGATGATAGTTATTATTATAAAAAACGTAGTGAATTGAACGCTGAAGACAAAAAACTATTAAGTATCAAGTTTCCACCACCACCGCCACCTTTGAAAAAAAATGCTACAAAAAAAGAAATTGAGCGTTATAACAAAGCACTAGAATCATGGAAAAAGAAAATAAAGAATATTCCGCCACCACCTCCACCAAAAAAGAAAGAGATTAAAGTTTTTATGAAAAAAAACAATATTACACCTCTTTCTTCAAATGCAATCCAAGAATTAAAAGCAACTGAAAAACTAAGAATAGCACATGAGAAAAAACACAAATCTTTAAACTTAAAAAACAATGATTCTCGTGCTGTAGTTAGTGGCGGTAAAATGAAGATGTCTCTTTTAGAAACGGTTAAAATGTGGAGTAAAAAAGGAGCTGGTTTTGTATACAACAATAAAGCAATCACTGCAAAAAAAGGAATAGAAATAGTTTCAAAAAATAAGAACATTCGTGTTTATTCTGTTGAAGAAGAAAGAGGAAAACCTATTTTAGTTTTTATATCAGATAAAAAATAA
- a CDS encoding BlaI/MecI/CopY family transcriptional regulator, whose protein sequence is MQLSKSEEQLMQYLWKRNKAFMKDLLDDFPTPKPATTTVATLLKRMNDKGFIDYKLYGKSREYFPLVKKADYFSKHVNGLIKNFFNDSAPQFASFFTSETNLSKEDLEELKKIIDKQIDKKK, encoded by the coding sequence ATGCAACTATCAAAATCTGAAGAACAACTAATGCAATATTTATGGAAACGTAATAAAGCTTTCATGAAAGATTTATTAGATGATTTTCCTACGCCAAAACCTGCAACTACAACTGTTGCTACTTTGTTAAAGCGCATGAACGACAAAGGTTTTATTGATTACAAACTCTACGGAAAATCGAGAGAATATTTTCCGTTGGTAAAAAAAGCGGATTATTTTTCGAAGCACGTAAACGGATTAATTAAAAACTTTTTTAATGATTCTGCTCCGCAATTTGCATCGTTTTTTACTTCTGAAACGAATTTATCAAAAGAGGATTTAGAAGAATTGAAGAAAATTATTGACAAACAAATCGATAAAAAAAAGTAA
- a CDS encoding peptidylprolyl isomerase, producing MKRILFLVIIVIIASCAPKKFNQKWLKAEAPNTFKARFETTKGNFDIVARRAWSPKGVDRLYQLIKYGYYDDVAIFRVVPNFVAQFGIHNDTLINNNWRKHGIDDEPVLAKNEAMSISFARGGVKTRSNQIFINLKDNHRLDELAYSGVKGFPVIAKVIAGKENVLKFYDGYGDTLGRKQDSISQFGNAYLREKYPKVDYIIKAYFIK from the coding sequence ATGAAGAGAATATTATTCTTAGTAATTATTGTTATAATAGCGTCTTGTGCGCCAAAAAAATTCAATCAAAAATGGTTAAAAGCAGAAGCGCCAAATACGTTTAAAGCGCGTTTTGAAACTACAAAAGGAAATTTTGATATCGTTGCCAGAAGAGCTTGGTCTCCAAAAGGAGTTGATAGGTTGTATCAATTAATTAAATATGGATATTATGATGATGTTGCTATTTTTAGAGTGGTTCCTAATTTTGTAGCGCAATTCGGAATTCATAATGATACTCTTATCAACAATAATTGGAGAAAACATGGAATTGATGATGAACCTGTTTTGGCAAAAAACGAAGCGATGTCAATTTCTTTTGCTAGAGGAGGAGTAAAGACAAGATCCAATCAGATTTTTATCAACTTAAAAGACAATCATCGTTTAGACGAACTAGCATATTCTGGTGTAAAAGGATTTCCGGTAATTGCAAAAGTGATTGCAGGAAAAGAAAATGTCTTAAAATTTTATGATGGCTACGGAGATACTTTAGGGCGCAAGCAAGATTCCATTAGTCAGTTTGGAAATGCATATTTACGAGAAAAATATCCGAAGGTAGATTATATTATAAAAGCGTATTTTATAAAGTAA
- a CDS encoding S9 family peptidase: protein MKKLLQKAGMVSLTLLLLAACTPTEKKQRTADDYKKATKFMQRSWYGMVQNQLISQNWTSDDVLVYSKRTKDGTEFVSVNAQTKEKSILTDYKTPKTTSKYAKATRNEHVSPNGKLAAYIDDYNLWVRDLSTNKKTQLTFDGKKDYGYATNNAGWIKSDNAVLKWSPNSDKIATFQQDARGVGMMYLTTTNVGHQKLEAWRHPLPGDKTIFTIERVIIHLGNRPKVVRLKMDKDFQRGTTTDHIAGRGGELLDAQWSKDGSKFAFVSGSRDHKEAHLQIADTRTGKVNSIHKEVVDTYYESGVNAENWRVLFDSNEFIWYSEKSNWGHLYLYDLKTKKLKNQITSGDWIVREIHHIDKKQREIYFIAGGKEEGNPYHTYLYKVGFDGKGLTNLTPDKGTHSVNFSPNMDYFVDTYSTTDTPPVSVLRNNNGEKIADLETADITELKAQGYKDPIEFNVKARDHKTDLYGVLFLPSNYNENEKYPVLNYIYPGPQSGSVGYYGFRPVWRDFQAAAELGFVVVAVDAQGTPGRSKSFHDFYYGNMGDNGIPDNIAAIKQLAEKYKGMDIERVGIYGHSGGGFASTRALFAYPDFYDVAVSGSGNHDNRNYEADWGEKWQGLLVEGNMEGKGDGTTNYDNQANQLLADNLKGHLLITHGSIDNNVPPSNTMLVVDALIKANKDFDMIIFPNQRHGYGNMTNYMTRKRWDYFITYLRNEVPPKEFDLANFK from the coding sequence ATGAAAAAATTACTTCAAAAAGCAGGTATGGTTTCTTTAACACTACTGCTTTTAGCGGCTTGTACTCCTACTGAAAAAAAACAACGTACGGCAGATGATTATAAGAAAGCTACCAAATTTATGCAACGTAGTTGGTACGGAATGGTTCAAAACCAACTTATTTCTCAGAACTGGACTAGCGATGATGTGCTGGTTTATTCTAAAAGAACGAAAGACGGAACTGAATTTGTTTCTGTAAATGCACAAACAAAAGAGAAATCAATACTAACAGATTACAAAACTCCAAAAACAACATCAAAATATGCAAAAGCAACCAGAAACGAACATGTTTCTCCAAACGGAAAATTAGCTGCATATATTGATGATTATAATTTGTGGGTACGAGATTTATCAACCAATAAAAAAACGCAGTTAACTTTTGACGGAAAAAAAGATTACGGCTACGCAACCAACAATGCTGGCTGGATAAAAAGTGACAATGCTGTTTTAAAATGGTCACCAAATTCAGATAAAATTGCAACATTTCAGCAAGATGCCCGTGGTGTTGGCATGATGTATTTAACAACCACCAATGTTGGTCATCAAAAATTAGAAGCATGGAGACATCCTTTGCCTGGAGATAAAACTATTTTTACCATAGAACGCGTAATTATTCATTTAGGAAATAGACCAAAAGTGGTGCGTTTAAAAATGGATAAAGATTTTCAAAGAGGAACAACTACAGATCATATTGCTGGTCGTGGAGGAGAATTATTAGATGCGCAATGGAGCAAAGATGGTTCAAAATTCGCATTTGTTTCTGGATCTAGAGATCATAAAGAAGCACATTTACAAATTGCTGATACCAGAACTGGTAAAGTAAATTCAATTCACAAAGAAGTGGTAGATACGTATTATGAATCTGGTGTAAATGCAGAAAACTGGCGTGTTTTATTTGATTCAAATGAGTTTATTTGGTATTCAGAAAAATCTAATTGGGGACATCTTTATTTATATGATTTAAAAACTAAAAAGTTAAAAAATCAAATTACTTCTGGTGATTGGATTGTAAGAGAAATTCATCATATTGATAAAAAACAAAGAGAAATTTATTTTATCGCTGGAGGAAAAGAAGAAGGAAATCCATATCACACGTATTTATATAAAGTAGGATTTGACGGAAAAGGATTGACAAATTTAACTCCAGATAAAGGAACACATTCAGTCAATTTTTCTCCAAATATGGATTATTTTGTAGATACCTATTCTACAACTGATACTCCGCCAGTTTCAGTATTAAGAAACAATAATGGAGAAAAAATTGCAGATTTAGAAACTGCAGATATCACAGAATTAAAAGCGCAAGGATATAAAGATCCAATAGAATTTAATGTAAAAGCCAGAGATCATAAAACAGATTTATACGGCGTGCTATTTCTTCCAAGCAATTATAATGAAAATGAAAAATATCCGGTATTAAATTATATTTATCCTGGACCACAATCTGGTTCTGTTGGCTATTATGGTTTTAGACCTGTTTGGAGAGATTTTCAAGCTGCGGCAGAATTAGGATTTGTTGTTGTTGCAGTTGATGCACAAGGAACGCCAGGAAGATCAAAATCTTTTCATGATTTCTATTATGGAAATATGGGAGATAACGGAATTCCAGATAATATTGCAGCAATCAAGCAATTAGCAGAAAAGTATAAAGGAATGGATATTGAGAGAGTTGGAATTTATGGACATTCTGGTGGTGGATTTGCTTCTACAAGAGCTCTTTTTGCATATCCAGATTTTTATGATGTTGCGGTTTCAGGATCAGGAAATCACGATAACAGAAATTACGAAGCGGATTGGGGAGAAAAATGGCAAGGTTTATTGGTTGAAGGAAATATGGAAGGAAAAGGAGACGGAACAACCAACTATGACAATCAAGCAAATCAATTACTTGCAGATAATTTAAAAGGACATTTATTAATTACACACGGTTCTATAGATAATAATGTTCCGCCTTCAAACACTATGTTGGTTGTTGATGCTTTGATTAAAGCTAATAAAGATTTTGACATGATTATATTTCCAAACCAAAGACACGGTTACGGAAATATGACCAACTATATGACCAGAAAACGTTGGGATTATTTTATTACCTATTTGCGCAATGAGGTTCCGCCCAAAGAATTTGATTTAGCAAATTTCAAATAA
- a CDS encoding dipeptidase, translated as MQNIKNYIDSNKERFINELIEILRMPSVSADPAFNQDVLNTSEAVKIFLEKAGCDTVEICETPGYPIVYGEKIIDANLPTVLVYGHYDVQPADPIELWDSPPFEPVIKATEIHPEGAIFARGACDDKGQMFMHVKALEYMTSTGNLPCNVKFMIEGEEEVGSESLAWFVERNQDKLANDVILISDTGMIANDIPSITTGLRGLSYVQVEVTGPNRDLHSGLYGGAVANPINVLTKMIASLHDENNHITIPGFYDNVEELSLEERAEMAKAPFSLDNYKKALDIDAVYGEKGYSTNERNSIRPTLDVNGIWGGYTGEGAKTVIASKAFAKISMRLVPNQDWKEITELFKNHFESIAPAGVTVKVTPHHGGQGYVTPIDNIGYQAASKAYETTFGKTPIPQRSGGSIPIVALFEKELKSKIILMGFGLDSDAIHSPNEHFGIFNYLKGIETIPLFYKYFTELKTK; from the coding sequence ATGCAAAACATTAAAAATTATATCGATTCTAACAAAGAACGTTTTATCAACGAATTAATTGAAATCCTTAGAATGCCTTCTGTAAGTGCAGATCCAGCATTTAATCAAGATGTATTAAATACTTCTGAAGCCGTAAAAATATTTTTAGAAAAAGCAGGTTGCGATACTGTAGAAATTTGTGAAACTCCTGGTTATCCAATTGTATACGGAGAAAAAATTATTGACGCAAATTTACCAACCGTTTTAGTGTATGGACATTATGATGTTCAACCAGCAGATCCAATAGAATTATGGGATTCTCCACCTTTTGAACCCGTAATTAAAGCAACAGAAATTCACCCAGAAGGTGCCATTTTTGCACGTGGTGCTTGTGATGATAAAGGGCAAATGTTTATGCATGTAAAAGCATTGGAATACATGACATCAACAGGGAATTTACCTTGTAATGTGAAGTTTATGATTGAAGGAGAAGAAGAAGTTGGCTCTGAAAGTTTGGCTTGGTTTGTTGAGCGCAATCAAGATAAATTAGCCAATGATGTGATTTTAATTTCTGATACCGGAATGATTGCGAATGATATTCCGTCTATTACAACAGGTTTGCGTGGTTTGAGTTATGTACAAGTTGAAGTTACTGGACCAAATAGAGATTTACATTCTGGTTTGTATGGCGGCGCAGTTGCCAATCCAATTAATGTTTTGACAAAAATGATTGCTTCGTTGCATGATGAAAATAATCACATTACAATTCCTGGTTTTTACGACAATGTAGAAGAATTATCTTTAGAAGAAAGAGCAGAAATGGCAAAAGCACCATTTTCTTTAGACAATTATAAAAAAGCGTTGGATATTGATGCGGTTTATGGCGAAAAAGGATATTCTACCAACGAACGCAATTCTATAAGACCAACTTTGGATGTCAACGGAATTTGGGGCGGATATACTGGTGAAGGTGCAAAAACGGTGATTGCTTCAAAAGCATTTGCGAAAATTTCGATGCGTTTGGTGCCAAATCAAGATTGGAAAGAAATTACAGAATTGTTTAAAAATCATTTTGAAAGTATTGCTCCAGCAGGCGTTACAGTAAAAGTAACACCTCATCATGGCGGACAAGGTTATGTAACTCCGATTGATAATATTGGATACCAAGCAGCAAGTAAAGCGTACGAAACTACTTTTGGTAAAACTCCAATTCCGCAAAGAAGCGGAGGATCAATTCCGATTGTTGCTTTGTTTGAAAAAGAATTAAAAAGTAAAATCATTTTAATGGGATTTGGGTTAGATTCTGATGCCATTCATTCGCCAAACGAACATTTCGGAATTTTCAATTACTTAAAAGGTATTGAAACCATTCCGTTGTTTTACAAATATTTTACCGAATTGAAAACCAAATAA
- a CDS encoding ImmA/IrrE family metallo-endopeptidase, whose translation MAEKAYITPQVLKWARESARVDLSVAALHVKTSEERLISWEDGINFPTIVQAKKLAKFYKRPFALFFLPKPPRDFQPLQDFRKSGSKSISTGSIFIIREIQEKQSWISELYKENEEEKVPFVGKFSINDNPVEVAKDILTTLNINPLNYKSKNPILEWVKKAESKGIFISRTSFIHSNLKLDKYEIQGFAISDEYAPFVFVNSDDWNAPQLFTLVHELAHIWISETGLSNQMSTVVRDKDKYHPVELFCNEVTANALMPDKLFEGVDQSNFTTHEEIYNISKFLGVSSLAFLVRAYNLNLISTVNYNRLKAEADSKFKDFLTKEAEKKAKLKEEQKRSKKPNGPNYFLLQLNRNSRLFTQTVLDAFKGGNIQSTQASSLLNVKVNKFPKLEAQLYK comes from the coding sequence ATGGCAGAGAAAGCATACATAACTCCACAAGTTTTGAAATGGGCTAGAGAATCAGCGAGAGTTGATTTGAGCGTTGCTGCTCTACATGTAAAAACTTCAGAAGAAAGACTTATTAGCTGGGAAGATGGTATAAATTTCCCAACCATTGTTCAAGCTAAGAAGTTAGCAAAATTTTATAAAAGACCGTTTGCTTTGTTTTTTCTTCCAAAACCTCCTAGAGATTTTCAACCTCTTCAGGATTTTAGAAAAAGTGGTTCTAAATCTATAAGCACTGGTTCTATTTTTATTATTAGAGAGATTCAAGAAAAGCAATCTTGGATTAGTGAGTTGTATAAAGAAAATGAAGAAGAAAAAGTTCCTTTTGTAGGAAAATTTTCGATAAATGATAACCCAGTAGAGGTTGCTAAAGATATTTTAACAACTTTAAATATAAATCCTCTTAATTATAAATCTAAGAACCCAATTTTAGAATGGGTGAAAAAAGCTGAATCAAAAGGAATATTTATTTCTAGAACTAGTTTTATACATTCTAATTTAAAATTAGATAAGTATGAAATACAGGGATTTGCAATTTCTGATGAATATGCTCCATTTGTATTTGTGAATTCAGACGATTGGAATGCTCCACAACTATTTACTTTAGTTCATGAATTGGCTCATATTTGGATTTCTGAAACAGGATTGTCAAATCAGATGTCCACTGTTGTAAGAGATAAAGATAAGTATCACCCTGTTGAATTGTTTTGTAATGAAGTAACTGCGAATGCACTTATGCCAGATAAATTATTTGAAGGGGTTGATCAAAGTAATTTCACAACCCATGAAGAGATATATAATATATCTAAGTTCTTAGGGGTTAGTTCACTGGCTTTTTTAGTTAGAGCTTACAATCTCAATCTAATATCAACAGTTAACTATAATAGATTAAAAGCTGAAGCTGATTCTAAATTCAAAGATTTTCTAACAAAGGAGGCTGAAAAAAAAGCTAAATTAAAGGAAGAACAGAAAAGAAGTAAAAAACCAAATGGACCAAACTATTTTTTATTACAGTTAAATAGAAATAGTAGACTTTTTACTCAAACAGTTTTAGATGCTTTTAAAGGAGGTAATATTCAATCAACTCAAGCCAGTAGCTTGTTGAATGTTAAAGTAAATAAGTTTCCTAAACTAGAAGCTCAATTATACAAATGA
- a CDS encoding DUF4411 family protein yields MINPQSTLDLERSEEIYCLDANVLIEAWQHYYSPDFCKEYWERLNELGVKRRIFIPEAVRDEILKTEDDLASWLKKSDIRILNLTGNVTKCLQSIYAKDPIHYNLVDNMKYRSLADPWLIAHAMDMNATVVTKESMVTASNKRIRIPNVCENMKVKCINDYQFIREIGINFDCKIKE; encoded by the coding sequence ATGATAAATCCACAGTCTACTTTAGATTTAGAGAGGAGCGAGGAAATATATTGTTTAGACGCAAATGTTTTAATTGAAGCTTGGCAACACTATTACTCTCCTGATTTCTGTAAAGAATATTGGGAAAGATTAAATGAGCTAGGAGTAAAAAGAAGAATTTTCATTCCTGAAGCAGTTAGAGATGAAATTTTAAAGACTGAGGATGATTTAGCTTCTTGGTTAAAAAAGAGTGATATACGTATACTTAATTTAACAGGTAATGTAACTAAGTGTTTACAATCTATATATGCAAAAGATCCTATACATTATAATTTAGTAGATAACATGAAATATAGGTCTTTGGCTGATCCTTGGCTAATTGCTCATGCTATGGATATGAATGCTACAGTGGTTACAAAAGAAAGTATGGTAACTGCTTCAAATAAGCGTATAAGAATACCTAATGTTTGTGAAAACATGAAGGTTAAGTGTATAAATGATTATCAATTTATTCGTGAAATAGGAATTAATTTTGATTGTAAAATTAAAGAATAA
- a CDS encoding GlsB/YeaQ/YmgE family stress response membrane protein has protein sequence MLYAILIGALAGFLAGKLMKGGGFGFLLNVILGIIGGAVGGWIFGVLGISIANGIVGDLITGVIGAAVVLFVAGLFKK, from the coding sequence ATGTTGTACGCAATTTTAATTGGAGCATTAGCAGGTTTTCTTGCAGGTAAATTAATGAAAGGTGGTGGATTCGGCTTTTTATTGAATGTAATTTTAGGTATTATTGGAGGTGCAGTTGGCGGATGGATCTTTGGAGTTCTTGGAATTTCAATAGCAAACGGTATTGTTGGCGATTTAATTACAGGTGTAATTGGAGCTGCAGTTGTGCTATTTGTTGCAGGTTTATTTAAAAAATAA
- a CDS encoding Bax inhibitor-1/YccA family protein: MEIRNYTNEQVQTIQAAFMSKVYTWMSGGLAITGLIAMWVASTPEIINYLLLNQMLFFGLMIGEIFLVGYLITVIKKISAQTAAMIFTGYAALNGLTLSVVFLIYTSQSIATTFFVTAGTFAIMSIYGYYTKKDLTSWGNLLFMALIGIIIASVVNIFMKSEMMYWLITYAGVFIFVGLTAYDTQKIKRMSVASEVGSEEESKSAIVGALMLYLDFINLFLLLLRILGDRK, from the coding sequence ATGGAAATAAGAAATTATACAAACGAACAGGTGCAAACCATTCAAGCTGCTTTTATGTCAAAAGTATATACTTGGATGTCTGGAGGATTAGCAATTACTGGATTAATCGCCATGTGGGTTGCATCAACACCAGAAATCATAAATTACCTTTTATTAAATCAAATGTTGTTTTTTGGTTTGATGATTGGAGAAATATTTTTAGTAGGATATTTAATTACAGTTATTAAAAAAATATCTGCTCAAACTGCCGCAATGATTTTTACAGGTTATGCAGCACTTAACGGATTGACATTATCCGTAGTTTTTTTAATCTACACAAGTCAATCTATAGCAACTACATTTTTTGTCACTGCTGGTACGTTTGCCATCATGAGTATTTATGGATATTACACCAAAAAAGATTTAACTTCTTGGGGTAACCTATTATTTATGGCATTAATCGGTATTATTATAGCATCTGTTGTTAACATTTTTATGAAAAGCGAAATGATGTATTGGTTGATTACCTATGCAGGTGTATTTATTTTTGTTGGATTAACAGCCTACGATACTCAGAAAATTAAAAGAATGAGTGTTGCTTCTGAAGTTGGTTCTGAAGAAGAATCTAAAAGTGCAATTGTTGGCGCATTAATGTTGTACTTAGACTTTATCAATTTGTTTTTATTACTGCTAAGAATATTAGGAGATAGAAAATAA